CCGGTCGAGCCGGGAGGGCGTTCGCCCTGGGTCAAGGACCTTTCGACCCGGAAGATCTGAATCGGAATCCGGAACGGCGGGCTGCGTCGCCCCCCGGCCAAATGATCAGATTTCTACGCTTCTGAGTGAGCGTCTACAGACCCGGAGTGGGCAGAGACACTGAAGCCCGGTTGGCATCAGAACCGAATGGACAATTTCCAGATCTTGACCGCAGGCGGCTATCAAGAAGAGGATCTGGTCAACGACGGCTGGACCGAGATCATTCGGAAGCTCCTGGTCTTCGCCGGGGACGCTGATGCTTCAGGCTTGTCGCCAGACGCCGTGGCGAAGAACATGGAACTCGCCGATTTCGAGAAGATGGAACAGATCCGAGCTCGCGTGGACGGCATCGTCAAGGACAAGGCGACGGCCGAAGCGCTCAAGCCCTACTACCGTCAGTTCTGCAAGCGACCGTGCTTCCACAATGAATACCTCCCGACATTCAACCGCGAAAACGTCACGTTGGTCGATACGAAGGGCAAGGGTGTGGATCGCGTCACCGAAAACGGCGTCGTGGTCGATGGAAAAGAATACGAACTCGACTGTCTGATCTACGCCAGCGGTTTCGAGGTCGGAACCTCCTACACGCAACGAGGCGGGTACGACGTCTACGGTCGCGAGGGCCAGAGCCTGACCGAGCGATGGGACGCTGGCGTGCGCACGCTTCACGGAATGCAGGCACACGGCTTCCCGAACTGCTTCTTCGTCATGAGCATTACGCAGTCCGGCTTCACTGTGAATTTTACGCATATGCTCGGTGAGACGGGTAGGCATCTTGCGTATCTCATCAAGACTGCACTCGACCGAGACATCTCGACGCTCGAAGTCTCCGAGCAAGCCGAGGCGGCGTGGGTCGACACGATCCTCAATCTCGCGCAGCTCGGAAGCGAGTTCCAGCAGAGCTGCACGCCGAGCTACTACAACAACGAGGGAAAACCCGGAGACGTGAGTCGCCAGAACGGTTTCTACTACGGCGAACCCATGGCGTTCATGAAGATCCTCGAGGACTTCCGGGCGAAAGACGATCTGCCAGGGTTGGATGTAACCTACTGAGCGTCGGCCGGGAAGGCTTGATCCGACCGTCTGCGATGATCAACCCGGCAACGTCGCGACGGAGGAACGTCTCGCCTCGCTGTGATCGGCAGGAGTCGCACGAGATCGAGCACGGCCTCGACCCCACTACCGCGGGTCCGACCCCTTGCATCCGCGCTCGACCTCCCCCGCCCCAACTTCCAGCACCCGCGCGCACCACTCAGCATCGCCCGGCCGAAACACCTCCAGCAACTCTGCCTCGATCCCGACCCCTCGGTGCGATGGATCGAATGGCGCCTGGCCCAGATGGGTTCGGCGCAGCGCCTCCGCGGGGAAGCCGTGGCACTCTTTTTGAACCCGACGGCGCGCAACACGGCGAAGTGGTTGCCGAAGGACCCGGCCGAGCGCGCATGGGCGGCGATGGAGAGCGCCTAGCTGAAGACGAGTGTCTCGGGAAACCGGTGGGCCCAGACCATCCAGAAGACTCCATTGTGGATGGGCAGCCTGGTCAACCCTTCTACAGAATCGATTCCAGTCTTTGCGATCTCGGCCACGACGTCATTCGCGGGGCCATCGAATAGAGAAACGATTCCGTGTTCCGCGTCGTAGACGATGAGCAACCGCTGACCACCCAACTCGAATGGATAGACGGGATGGGACTGCAGGAAACTTCGGGTAAATGCCGCCTGCGAACCGAGCATATCGATGCCACGGGTGTGCTCTCACCGCGCTCAAAGCCCAAACGTCGACACGAAAAGCTCAATAGAACCAAATACTTTGGTTGCTGGGTGGAGCGGACGGGACCCGAAAGCCCAACCTCCGGCTGTAAGTGCCCGGAAACGCAAGGGTCGAGGCCCCTGAAACTTGTATCCCAACCGGCGGCACTCGGGCGCCCCGGTAGCCGATTGGCTACCGTGACGGGATGTCGCTGGCGAGCATCGTCCGGGAGGCTCGACGCCGCGCAGGGCTCACACAGGCGGAGCTTGCGGACCGGGCGGGGGTTCCCAAATCCACGGTGGGCCGGATCGAGTCCGGAACGCGAAGGCCTTCGACCGACCTCGTGGAACGGCTCGTGCGGGCCGCCGGACTCGAGGTCACGGTCTCGCTCTCCGAGTCCGACCCCGGCACGGATTCGATGTTCGAACGCACGCTTCGTCGCACACCCGCACAGCGGCTCACCGATGCGACCCGAGCGGCGCGCTTCGTGTTGCGCGGCAGGCGCGAAATCGCAGCCGCGGCCGATGGCTAGTCGCGACTTCGACCCGGAGAGGATGCTCTCCGTTCTCGCAGAGGAAGGGGTCAAGTTCGTGCTCATCGGCGGGATGGCGGCCATCCTCCACGGCGATGTCGGTGTCACCGTCGACGTGGATGTGGTTCCGGACCGCGAGGCGGAGAATCTCGAGCGTCTCGCGCGAGCCCTGCAAACGCTTGGAGCACGCATCCGGACCGACGGCGAGCCGGAAGGCCTGGCGTTCGACTGCTCGGCGCAGTTCTTCGGAAACCTGCCTCCGGACTCGATCGTGAACATGACGACGAAGGCGGGCGATCTGGACGTCGCGTTCTGCCCAAGCGGAACACAGGGTTTTCGGGACCTCCGCCGCGATGCCATCGAGATCCAAGCAGCCGAACGGTTGCACATCCTGGTGGCATCGCTCGCGGACATCATTCGCTCGAAGGAGGCCGCTGGCCGGGAGAAAGACCGGCTCGCCCTGCCCCGGCTTCGCAGGCTCCTCGATCGACTCCGAGAGCGCGAATGATCGCAAGCTCGAGGCAGCCGAACCCCGCCCCAAGGTTCGAAGGATCACC
The sequence above is a segment of the bacterium genome. Coding sequences within it:
- a CDS encoding helix-turn-helix transcriptional regulator, yielding MSLASIVREARRRAGLTQAELADRAGVPKSTVGRIESGTRRPSTDLVERLVRAAGLEVTVSLSESDPGTDSMFERTLRRTPAQRLTDATRAARFVLRGRREIAAAADG